In the genome of Thermodesulfobacteriota bacterium, the window GGCTCCATATTTTCGGGCCCACCAAGGCCGCGGCGGAGATCGAGACGAGCAAGGCCTTTTCGAAAAATCTGATGAAGAAGTACGATATACCGACGGCGTTTTTCTCGGCCTTCACCGATTACGAAGAGGCCATCGCTTGGGTGAGGGAAGTGAAGCCTCCGCTCGTCATAAAGGCCGACGGGCTTGCGGCGGGAAAGGGGGTTTTCGTCTGCCATACCGAAGAGGAGGCGATACAGGCCCTCGACGACGTGATGCGGAAGAAGATATTCGGCGACTCCGGCGACCAGGTGGTTATAGAAGAGTTTCTCCGCGGCGAGGAGGCGTCGTTCTTTGCGCTGACCGACGGGGTAAACGTCGTGCCGCTAGAAGCCTCGCAGGACCATAAGGCCCTTCTCGACGGCGACCAGGGGCCGAACACGGGCGGCATGGGGGCCTATACCCCGGCTCCGATCGTTACCCCGAAGATGGCCGAGCTCGTGATGTCGAGGATCATGCTCCCGACCGTAAAGGCAATGAGGGAAGAGGGGCGGGAGTATAAGGGGGTCTTGTACGCCGGGCTCATGATAGAGGACGGGAACCCGAAAGTGCTCGAATTTAACTGCAGGTTCGGCGACCCGGAGACCCAGCCTCTGATGATGAGGCTCGAGTCGGACATCGTGCCGATTCTGCGCGCGGTTGCAGGAAGGGGGATATCGCGGGAGACCGTGGAGTGGAAGGACGAGGCCTCGGTGTGCGTCGTGATGGCGTCGAAGGGCTACCCCGGAGATTATAAAAAAGGGGTCCCTATAGGCGGGCTTGACGAATTACGGGATATGGACGGCGTCGTCGCATTTCATTCGGGCACGGCGCTCGAAAGCGGGCGGATAGTAACGGACGGGGGAAGGGTGCTCGGGATTACGGCGCTCGGGGAAAACATACAGGACGCTATAAGGCTTGCCTACAAGGCGGTCGGGAAAATTGACTGCGAGCAGCTTTGCTACAGGACGGACATAGGACGCAAGGCGCTTCAGCACCTGTAGATATTATTGATATTGTCTATAATTTTCACGATAATCGCATGAAGGAGGTGCTAATATGGCGGAAATATGGTACCTTGGCATCGGTACACAAACCCTGGAAGGTCTCGAGCCCAGACATACGGCACCGTTGGGCGTGTGCGTGGAGCTGCTCGGCGTGACGCCGGACAAGTGGGAATCCCCGCCCGATGAAGTCCCGAACCTCAAGACCGGGAATCCGCTCGTCGATGACAGCGGATATATATACGTTATGCTCAAGGCAAACGAAGACGACATTTCGGGGGCCGAGGACAAGGGGTGGAAGCCGGGGTGGTACAAGTCGGCGCTCACTATAGTCGGGTTTGAAAAAAATGTTAGAAAAAAACCCAAATAACAGGTCATTTTGTCTTGACACCGGAGTCTAAGTCTGGATATATTAATTGGATTACCTTTTTTATGGAGATAAGTATTCGTGCCTACGATTAGTCAGCTTGTAAAACATGGAAGGGAAAAGGCCCAGAAGAAGAGTAAAGCCCCCGCACTTCAGAACTGCCCGCAGAGGCGTGGAGTGTGCGTAAGGGTTTACACGACCACCCCGAAGAAGCCCAATTCCGCGCTCAGGAAAGTCGCTCGTATCAGGCTTACGAACGGGATCGAGGTCACGGGTTACATACCCGGAGAGGGACACACACTCCAGGAGCACTCCGTTATCCTGGTAAGGGGCGGCAGGGTAAAAGACCTGCCGGGCGTTAGGTACCACATAGTAAGAGGTACTCTCGACTCAACCGGCGTAGCCAACAGAAGACAGGGCCGTTCCAAGTACGGGGCCAAGAAGCCTAAATAATCCAAGGGATAAAACGATATGCCTAGAAAGGGATCAGTACCAAAGAGAAAAATTCCCGTCGATCCCAAGCATGGTGATTTGACGGTTACGAAGTTTATAAATTCGCTCATGTACGACGGCAAGAAGAGTAAGGCCGAGAAGATATTCTACGGCGCGCTCGAGGTTATGGGTGCGAAGACCGGCAAGGATCCTATAGAGGTCTTCACGGCCGCCATGGATAACGTGAAGCCGGGTATAGAGGTCAGGCCGCGCAGGGTCGGCGGCGCGACGTATCAGGTTCCGATGGAAGTCAGCTCCTTCCGCCGCCAGTCTCTTGCGATTAGGTGGATACTCTCTTCGACGAGAAAGAGGGACGGGAAGTCGATGATCGACAAGCTCGCGGCGGAGCTTATCGACGCCTCGGAAGGCAGGGGCGGTTCGATAAAGAAGAGGGAAGACACCCATAAGATGGCGGACGCCAACAGGGCGTTTGCGCATTACAGGTGGTAATACTCAGGGAGAGTTATTGTGGAAAAGGCAATACCGGTAAATAGAGTCAGAAACCTTGGAATCGTCGCGCATATCGACGCAGGGAAGACTACTACCTCGGAACGCATTCTTTTTTATACGGGAATAACCTATAAAATAGGCGAGGTCCATGAAGGCATGGCCACGATGGACTGGATGGAGCAGGAGAGGGAGCGCGGAATCACTATAACCTCCGCGACGACCACCTGTTTCTGGAGAGACTACAGGATTAATCTTATCGATACCCCGGGACACGTAGACTTCACCGTTGAGGTGGAGAGGTCGCTCAAGGTCCTGGACGGAGCTGCAGTCGTGTTCGATTCGGTGGGCGGCGTGGAGCCCCAGTCCGAGACGGTCTGGAGGCAGGCCGACAGGTACAGGGTGCCAAGGATAGCGTTCGTCAACAAGATGGACAAAGTGGGCGCCGATTTTGCAAAAGTTGTATCCCAGATCAGGGAGAGGCTCAATTCGAACCCCGTTCCCCTTCACCTTCCGTATTTCGAAGGTGACAACTTCAAGGCGATAATAGATCTCGTAAAAATGAAAATGGCTGTTTGGGACGAGGAATCCTTCGGGCTTAAGTATGAGCTCGCGGATATCCCCGACGGCATGAAGGGCGAAGCCGCCGCCGCGAGGGAGGCCCTCGTGGAATCGGTGGCCGATTTTAACGAAGGCATAATGGAGAAGTATCTCGAAGGGCAGGAGATTTCCGAAGAAGAGCTTATGAAAGGCATCAGGAAGTCGACCATAGCCCTCGAAATGGTGCCGGTCATTCTGGGCACGGCATTTAAAAACAAGGGCGTCCAGCTTCTTCTGGATGCGGTGGTCGATTATCTGCCTTCTCCTCTCGACCTTCCGCCGGTAGAAGGCGTAATTCCCGACAAGGACGAGGTTGACGTAAGGCGTCCTGACGACTCGGAGCCGTTCTCGGCGCTCGCGTTCAAGATTATGACGGACCCGTTCGTGGGGCAGCTTACGTACCTCAGGATATATTCCGGAAAGCTCTCTTCGGGTACGACGGTTTATAACTCTACGAAGGACAAGAGGGAGAAGATCGGAAGGCTCGTAAGGATGCATTCCAACAAGCGCGAGGATATTAAGGAAATAGGCGCAGGGGGCATCGTCGCCGCTGTGGGCCTTAAGGCAAGCACGACCGGCGACACTCTGTGTGACGAATCCAAGCCGATAATACTCGAAAGCCTCTATTTCGCCGAGCCCGTTATATCTATTGCTATCGAGCCCAAGACGAAGTCCGACCAGGAAAAACTCGGCCTGTCGCTCAGCAAGATATCCCTCGAAGACCCTACTTTCAAGGTGAAATTCGACGACGAGACGGGGCAGACGATCATTTCCGGCATGGGTGAGCTTCACCTGGAAATAATCGTCGATCGCTTGAAGAGGGAGTTTAACGTCGACGCCAACGTCGGAAGGCCGCAGGTTGCCTACAGGGAAACCGTCACAAAGGATTCGGACGTCGAATCGAAGTTCATAAGGCAGACGGGCGGCCGCGGTCAGTATGGTCACGTAAAGATAAAAATGGAGCCCGGGGAAGAAGGGTCCGGAATTACGTTCGTAGATGAAATTAAGGGCGGGACCGTTCCCAGGGAATACATACCCGCCGTTGAAAAAGGTATCAGGGAAGCAGCCGATACCGGCGTCGTCGCCGGCTATCCGGTTATAGACGTGGTGGTCAAACTGTACGACGGCTCTTACCACGAGGTAGACAGTTCGGAAATGGCGTTCAAGATAGCCGGTTCCA includes:
- the purD gene encoding phosphoribosylamine--glycine ligase, whose product is MKVLVVGGGGREHALCWKISQSPLVTTLYCAPGNPGIAKNAKCVDIKTHDIDGYVRFAKSNEIDLTVVGPEFPLSLGIADRFGDEGLHIFGPTKAAAEIETSKAFSKNLMKKYDIPTAFFSAFTDYEEAIAWVREVKPPLVIKADGLAAGKGVFVCHTEEEAIQALDDVMRKKIFGDSGDQVVIEEFLRGEEASFFALTDGVNVVPLEASQDHKALLDGDQGPNTGGMGAYTPAPIVTPKMAELVMSRIMLPTVKAMREEGREYKGVLYAGLMIEDGNPKVLEFNCRFGDPETQPLMMRLESDIVPILRAVAGRGISRETVEWKDEASVCVVMASKGYPGDYKKGVPIGGLDELRDMDGVVAFHSGTALESGRIVTDGGRVLGITALGENIQDAIRLAYKAVGKIDCEQLCYRTDIGRKALQHL
- the rpsL gene encoding 30S ribosomal protein S12 → MPTISQLVKHGREKAQKKSKAPALQNCPQRRGVCVRVYTTTPKKPNSALRKVARIRLTNGIEVTGYIPGEGHTLQEHSVILVRGGRVKDLPGVRYHIVRGTLDSTGVANRRQGRSKYGAKKPK
- the rpsG gene encoding 30S ribosomal protein S7, with amino-acid sequence MPRKGSVPKRKIPVDPKHGDLTVTKFINSLMYDGKKSKAEKIFYGALEVMGAKTGKDPIEVFTAAMDNVKPGIEVRPRRVGGATYQVPMEVSSFRRQSLAIRWILSSTRKRDGKSMIDKLAAELIDASEGRGGSIKKREDTHKMADANRAFAHYRW
- the fusA gene encoding elongation factor G, translated to MEKAIPVNRVRNLGIVAHIDAGKTTTSERILFYTGITYKIGEVHEGMATMDWMEQERERGITITSATTTCFWRDYRINLIDTPGHVDFTVEVERSLKVLDGAAVVFDSVGGVEPQSETVWRQADRYRVPRIAFVNKMDKVGADFAKVVSQIRERLNSNPVPLHLPYFEGDNFKAIIDLVKMKMAVWDEESFGLKYELADIPDGMKGEAAAAREALVESVADFNEGIMEKYLEGQEISEEELMKGIRKSTIALEMVPVILGTAFKNKGVQLLLDAVVDYLPSPLDLPPVEGVIPDKDEVDVRRPDDSEPFSALAFKIMTDPFVGQLTYLRIYSGKLSSGTTVYNSTKDKREKIGRLVRMHSNKREDIKEIGAGGIVAAVGLKASTTGDTLCDESKPIILESLYFAEPVISIAIEPKTKSDQEKLGLSLSKISLEDPTFKVKFDDETGQTIISGMGELHLEIIVDRLKREFNVDANVGRPQVAYRETVTKDSDVESKFIRQTGGRGQYGHVKIKMEPGEEGSGITFVDEIKGGTVPREYIPAVEKGIREAADTGVVAGYPVIDVVVKLYDGSYHEVDSSEMAFKIAGSMAFKDAVMKAKPIILEPLMKVEAVVPEDFMGSVMGNLSSRRGKIMGTELRGAMQAIRAEVPLSEMFGYATELRSMTEGRGSFTMEFSHYSPLPQALVEGLQSDVKAV